Below is a genomic region from Taeniopygia guttata chromosome 16, bTaeGut7.mat, whole genome shotgun sequence.
aaggtgtctcctcacagcccttggtggcacagaccctgctgtgccccagggcaccaagacttggcttctctttgtccccacctgtcatcagtgcctccagttctctgctctgcctggggcctggggacactttctcagtcatgtccctcagtgggacccattaaaagtcagagaaactttggagttggagtctgacttggagttctggagaggtttctgcagctccctctcagggcctgatgttcagggcctgagcacaaagccccacagattcattaaagtccttgtgctgtgtctgtgctgctgagctgggccaggctcctggcacagagggtgatgcTGGTAACCAaggagagcttcaaaagcacatttctcttgctgagcagctcttctcccagcccagcagggctggggcactgcctgcagccagcccgggcacagcacagaggcacagagagcttcaatcagtcagggctgggaagggctgagaagtgcctggggcagaatcactgccagcccttggcacaggaacctctggctgcagaacaatgcagctgcagctcctgcagtgatctcctaaagctggaacatcccaatgcccacagaccctgtgagtacatTCTGTGCTCATCtcttgtgcagagcagccagagtgAGTGAATGTGAGCAGTGATAACAAAAACTGGGACAAAGAAGGCCCTGGACTTACTCCAACGGGTTGAGCCAGGGGCGTGTAACTGGGGAaactgaatctcctattggATGTTCCGTTTAAATATCCTAAATAATCAACCTTAATAAATTGTTGAAATCAGGGGCTGAGtgtgccccattcccactgggacacctggaagcttCCAAGAAAGGTCTGGTGTTGCTATCGCGCTGGCGCGGTAGTGTGGAGAAAgggttttagaaaggccttgggaatgggaaactgatgaaaagatacatttatgtatgccccattgtttcaggaaagttttgcttcagcatttttctgtaaacccctttttcaccacccctgagcagttcccattggacccgacccctggggtggttctgatgagcccatgctggacactgtctctattgtttagaccttatatcttatttttgctgtataaaactgtatctgggcagtagcccagggaaAAGCCggggaatctcaggaaaacagaaagctggacaagacaaacgcagatctgaaccaatgtggttaatcaaacgttctccgtttattcaagataagatggtagtttatataagcttctacatagtttacaaaaacaaagacactctgattggcaagctaacattgtttaccttttccttaaaacggcctacaccttacactatgaaacctatactaattcacaccaagacagcccagtggtccccatcacaccttaagaccatttctatctgcgccacaagctctgaatttctaactgtgtcagaggcttgaaggcctcaccaggcccaaatctgaggcctagactggagtagctcaaatctcataactcatgtcctctttctctcaaaaatgctgcaacaccagggtcttttgtccctgcaaccgttcaggcaatacaatctctctggactgcacacaactgacctctcttcgtctctttatctcgactccttgcggcgaccgaggcgcaccgccgctcggaccgtgcaaacccagccgctgcctggtgagcccagtgcagcgggaccgcggcaaaccccggtcccctgaggggacagcgagccggaggggtcccggggggccggggagggacgggggacagccgcaagtgacccccggaAGCCGCagtctggtttttactttactgttctaacactgttgtaaggggttttttctctttttatgatAGACAACagtgggatgagagaagcagaacaggaattttaatcccagaatgacagaacattctgagttgaaagggacacacaggatcatcaaagtcatgcttgaacatttacagagactccagaactgtgactttgggtggtcatcctctctgctgggagcctcccaaagggccttcagccactcctcagccctggacagcagcagcatcacctctgcagggcccagcagggctctcctgagctgcccttgcccagctgcacacagagcctgccccagccagggccctgcacacaggcaggtttctgtagggccgggccgagggcacacagggtgggatgggctctgtgagcgctggcagggacaaggcacctctcaggaggggacgtccaggcccagggaaatgctcagggaagcagagggggctgaacagagcactgccggggcaggagggcactgttGGTGTGTGGGAGGtgccgggcacagctgggcacgggAACACTGTCCTGAGTGCCCAGCTGTCTCTGCCCTCTCAGGCACAGCACCACAACATCTTCTCTTGTTTCTGCACTCCCCTGATATTGTCACTGCTACCTGGGGCTCTCAGGGTGACTCTGgaatttgcagcagctgagtcaggcactgcccttggcattcctgctaggcagggGTGTCCATGGGAATGGGGTGTCCAAGCTTCCCTGGGACCTGTGGGGCTATGGGCAAAGCAGTCcatgggaaaggggaatgagCTGAGCCCCTCCCTGAGATCCccccatgggcacagccagggatctccttgctgtgcccttcccagctctgagctgccctcctgggtgcagatctgtgccagagcctctggGAGCTCCCTGAATGTCCCACGGGGAACTGCAGACCTGCCACGGCTGAGGAAAGTCTGCTGGGCTGGCCAAGGGAGCCGTGAGTGTCCTTGGAACAAGGGGGTGCTGAGACCTTGCCCAGAGATCTTTGGAGAGGCTGAGACATTCAGCgatccctctgctctgggcagggtCTGGTTTATCCCAGGGTGAGCTGGGAGTGTGATCGTGCTCTGATTGCAGCCAgcggttttcccagagcaggaacaagggtaggtgcgtcccagcaggacagtctacagggaatggctcaggtttggctccaagcagcctctcctgacttgtcactgtcctttctccatgaacaggtgcccatgtgcagccacagcaaatgtccaacagcagctcccccagccacttcctcctgctggcactggcagacacgcggcagctgcagctcctgcacttctgcctcttcctgggcatctccctggctgccctcctgggcaacggcctcatcatcagcgccgtagcctgcggccaccacctgcacacgcccatgttcttcttcctgctccacctggccctcagcgacctgggctccatctgcaccactgtccccaaagccatgcacaattccctctgggacaccagggacatctcctacacaggatgtgctgcacagctctttttccttctgatcttcatgtcagcagagtatttcctcctgaccatcatgtgctacgaccgctacgtgtccatctgcaaacccctgcactacgggaccctcctgggcagcagagcttgtgcccacatggcagcagctgcctgggctagtgcctttctcaatgctctcatgctcacagccaatacattttccctgcccctgtaccatggcaatgccctgggccagttcttctgtgaaatcccacagatcctcaaactctcctgctccaaatcttACCTCAGGGAACATTGGGTTCTTGTGGTTACTGTCAGTTTAtcgttgtgttgttttgttttcattgttttctcctatgtgcagatcttcagggtcgtactgaggatcccctctgagcagggacggcacaaagccttttccacctgcctccctcacctggccgtggtctctctgttcctcagcactgcagtgtttgctcacctgaagtctccctccatgtcctccccatccctggatctggccctgtcagttctgtactcggtgctgcctccagccctgaaccccctcatctacagcctgaggaaccagcagctcaaggctgcagtgtggacactgatgactggatgctttcaggaacattaaactgctggccaatttctgcaaatcacttgtaataaaagtcatctttgatacttcttgttcttttccatttggaggttctttttctttgttttacattataaTGTTGTCCACAAGGAAATGTCATTgattgtgccatttctcatcttttttctctccaccttccctgtggccccagactgtgtcaatgagggtCTGTGCTCTTGGTGGCTTTCCAGGAtctaaaggatctcccagcagagttttctgcagagatgcccttttgttgccttctctggagctgcagcagcaatgtctgtgtgcagagctgggggcagatcagtgctggcacagcagctctgctcctgctggccacaccattcctgatccaggccaggagccattggccttcttggccacttGGGCACatggctggctcatgtccagcctgctgtccatcagtccctgcaggtccctttctgcctggctgctgtccagcccctctgtccccagcctgtggtgctgcaggggttgttgtggccaaagtgcaggacccggcacttggacttgttaaacctcaccttgttggatttgggccctggatccagcctgtccagggccctctgcagagccctcctaccctccagcagatcgACACCCACATCCaccttggtgtcatctgcaaagctGCCCTTGGTTCCAAGGggccctcagtgtcacaatgtccctttggttacaccaggccccgcactgtcacactggtctccttggttccatggggccccaaaatgtgacaatggactctttggttccatggggccccaaaatgtgacaatggactccttggttccatggggcttcacagtgtcacaatgttctcgttggtgctgcagtttcacagtggccccttggttccatggggccccagggtgtcaaaaaggccccatggtcacatgaggtcccacactgtcacaatgctctctgtggttccacaaatgccctcagtgtcacaatggactccttgtttccatgagcctacacagtgtcacagtggccttccagattccttgaggccccagagtgtcacagtggccccttggttacacaaggtcctgcagtgtcacaatgtcccctgggttccatgaggcctggcaGTGTCAGAACGGCCCCTTGGTtcactgggccctggactctcccaatgctctccttggtttcgcagtgtcacaatggtgaaacccctcggtcacacgaggccccgcagtgccacaatggcctctgtggttccaccaggacccagtgtcacggggactccctggttccattgggccccagagcaccacaatggagccctggttctatggggctgcatagtgtcaccatggtcctcttagttccaccaggccctgaagtgtcacaatggccccagagtgtcccaatcatcacagaatgacagaatcaaataggctggaaaagacctttgggatcatgAAGTCCAACCAGTGCCGTAAtaccaccttgtcacccagacatGCCACTAAGTaccactggagagggacagtgactctgccacctcccccctggcctgcccattccagtgcccactcaccctttctgtgaagaacttcttcctcttgtccagcctaaacctcccctggtgcagctgaaggctgtgtcttcttgtcctgccctccagcagatccacactcacacccagcttggtgtcacctgcaaatttggggatggtgggctcgatcccctcccccagatcatcggtgaagatgttaaacaggactgggcccaacacagatccctggggacagcaccagggactggacaccagctgggtgcagcaccatccccaacccctctctgggcccagcctccagccagctcttccatctcccagccaggagggaacctgcccaagccgtgggctgcagcttttccagggaatgctgtcacagacagtgtcaaaggctttgctgaagtccagatggacacatccacagcctttcccacatccacaggtgggtcacctggttataaaaggagatcagggtgctcaggcaggacctgccccactaaacccacgctggctggctctgacccctcggccatcctgtgggtgccctgtggtggcactcaaggtgatctgttccataaccttgccgggcaccgaggtcaggctgacaggcctggagttccccagatcctccttccagcccttcttgggctcacactggcacctccagtgctctgggacctccctggtgagccaggactgatggtaaatggtggggagcagcttggggagctcatccaccagctccctcatccccctaggatggatcccatccacctgtgagcatctgagtggctcagcaggtcagcagctgcttcctcctggattacagggggctgttctgctccctgtgcccacctaccagctcaggagaactcttGTTCCGAGGGCAACCTGTCCATATGTTGAAAATCGAGACAAGATGTTAAGTAGCTTggccttttccttatctttagTTACTATGTTCTGCAATGCTTCCAATAAAGACTAGAGGTTAGCCTCCCTCCTTTtgctataaatttttttaaaaaaatattatttagtcattttacagaagctgcctggtTAAGTTCTAATTAAGCTTTCATCTCtatccttttctttctgcataacctaacaacatccttaaacacttcctgCATCGCCAGTCCTTTTTTCCCgagttcccacaaaagctccaCGGGCAGCCAGgccagtcattttcctcaccagctcaTCCTTTGccccactgggacaggctgctccttcccccttaagattactttctagaaatgtgtccatcctccctggacCCCTTGGTTttcaagggctgtttccctttaaaaaaatcaggacatgATTCGAGACTCCCTAAATCCGCatcctaaacaggccaaagtctgcccttcctgtttccagtgtggaagttttgttgcgcccctccttctttcacagatcattgaaaacttgattatttcatggtcaccgtgccccaggcagcctccgacccccacatctgccaccagcccttctctgtttgtgagcagcaggagacagagctttccttggagtgggagtgttaccaaaaattcggtgaaacagaaaactccttaacaccagtgcagcattaagaagcagcattctttattcagccgGATGCACGGGGGATCGCTCCTCCCAAAGCtgagcatgctgagtgcaggaaagtttctgttcatattctgtatttggcACATATATTCACTGATTGTGCtggactaaacacacatctgataatcatttccccaaaaccattaacatatttctcctccccttttgcatgccttcttctgtcctgggggcctctctggtggtccctggtggtcgtggacCCCAATATTCCAGTGGgcactgtgtggtttccataggcgtggggttttggagaacaagctccaggtgtcagctcagctggtggagacaatttatcatctggtaacatgaggtcacagagggggctgtgacatcacagagtgggttATGTGAGGTCATCAAGCAGTGATGGCATCCTAGACTGTCCCTGTAAcatcagagctggctgtgacatcaaTGGGCAGACTATGgcatcagagaccagctgtgtgacactacagaatgggctgtgacatctcagagcaggctgtgacatcacagatttgtctgtgacatcagagaccagctgtgtgacactacagaatgggctgtgacatctcagaggggctgtgtgacatcccaggagggctctgtgaggtcactgggttggtcactccgccccagctccccctcacagtttctccgaacaagtccaatgctgtccatgcccagcagggtccctgtcccccggcaTCCCCCTGATccacctggagccacagcctccaccaaaggatgttccacaggatccaccccagagcctgacacGGGCacaaggggccagggctgtgtgaccaggacatcaaggacatGGATTATCCGGATCCCTGTGGCCTGGGCTGGGTTCaccagggcaggaaagatgtctgggagctggagcagggttagggaagggcctccaaggtggggctggagcccttgggctgtgagcagaggctgagggagctgggcttgtccagcccggagcagggaaggctgaggggctcctcatcacagcctggcagtgccagtgaggaggggatggagaacacagagccaggctcttcaccagGGGGGCTggtgggagagaaaagccaatgggtggaaggggaaagaggggagatcagccaggtcaggaggagatgaaatgagtcaggctggtttcagcatttcctcaacaccaaaagcagcctgacctcccttctccatccaccactgacagctttgaaaatcaggaattgTTTGAGCTGTTTTGCCCCACTCCAGGATGAGCATCCTGATACAAGAACTTAATTGTGCCTATATCTATCACAGAACCACGTTTGCCTGAAATTCATTCTAGCATGGAAATCACTTGTGGATGGTGGACtcatcagatgctgctgggatgttgCACGTAGCTCAGGGAAGAGtgtgattgttattaaattgttTCCTGTTCAATTATGGtctgttggccatgaagagaaactttctgtgcctctgagtctcaccagttcctgacccccaaaggacacaaacctgatgagttgtggttcccactccagtggtggcacttggagctccctccatagccagagcagagctcccttgtcccagaaagtccctggcaatgcagggatgaaggaaacaggacaggctgtggggatcaggggcagggcacagccagggatttggggtggctgtgagcccagggcaggacccggcccttggccttggtgaacctcatcccatgtcctgggcccatggctccagcctgtccagatccctctgcagagcttcctgccctccagcacagccacactcccacccagcctgggctcacctggaactgcctgagggtgccctcgatggcctcgtccagaccagcaataaagagatttcactggcctggccccagtgctgagccctggggacacccctgggtgtgACTCCATTCTttagctgctctgagtgccagcgctgggatgagggaaatggtggggatgtgtttcaggaatgcaaagggcccaggcctgagccccagcccctggcaaggcagatcctgtccctccctcat
It encodes:
- the LOC140685176 gene encoding olfactory receptor 14J1-like codes for the protein MSNSSSPSHFLLLALADTRQLQLLHFCLFLGISLAALLGNGLIISAVACGHHLHTPMFFFLLHLALSDLGSICTTVPKAMHNSLWDTRDISYTGCAAQLFFLLIFMSAEYFLLTIMCYDRYVSICKPLHYGTLLGSRACAHMAAAAWASAFLNALMLTANTFSLPLYHGNALGQFFCEIPQILKLSCSKSYLREHWVLVVTVSLSLCCFVFIVFSYVQIFRVVLRIPSEQGRHKAFSTCLPHLAVVSLFLSTAVFAHLKSPSMSSPSLDLALSVLYSVLPPALNPLIYSLRNQQLKAAVWTLMTGCFQEH